The genomic DNA TTTTCATGTATacgctatttctataacaaaagataaaataaagttaaatagttttttttataatctataagctgttttggagagcttatgaacatgtcatatgGTATTTTCATTAGTTCTCCCAaacaagtgcttatgtcagtagataagctcaaataagggAATCCAAACAGTCCTAAAGTTAGATTTTCCAACTTATGAAAATAGATTATGCCTTACTCTCAACATTGTATATCATTCAAACATGTTTAGTAGGATCGAATTTGAATATATGTCTTTACCGTGAATGtactttaactgtttgttgaaatgtttcttccaacTGTTTGTATAGGTTATAATACTCTGCTGTATTTTGTGGTAACTGCTGTATAGGTTCTTCCAACTGTAAATGAATGCACATGAATTCACTTTCTAAATGTATACAATGTTGAGAGTAATGTAGGAGTTCCAAAATAAAACTGGTCAATAATAGATTATAAACCCTTTAATGGTTTGAGGAGTAGGATTTTCCAACTATTGAAAATATCAcacataatcataataatttgtttttaagttttcaTTGTCTTCGATGAATTCAGTTTTTTATTGTAAGACACAAAGAGAGCCAATGACATAAAAAACTTTGAGGTTATTGCCCTTAACATCTGAATTTACTAACTTTATCAAAATTAAAGGGAAAGATTCAAAAAGTAACTTCTTGGCTTTGGCAGGAACCCCAATTTCAGTTAATATAACTATGACAAGAAAAATACGGTAAGTACAATGGTTAAGGCCTAGAAATTACCCCTGCTCGAGGGAATGGGAGCATAGACAGAAATCCAAGTGCAGTCTTATTTGCCTATTTGCATATATCTCACAATAGAATGTTGATAATGGTGGAACTGTGTTATGGAAAATTGCTTATTGTTTATAATGTTCATTATTGCTTATTGTGTTATGTAGAATCGTGCACTGTGGTTCTTTGTACAATTGTGTTTGCAAAGTCACTATTcttatttttagtataatttgcatcataatttctttgaaattttagcCACGTCATGGCCCAAAATTATGATGAAAAATACTACCACTGTTTTTTCCCCcccttttcttttctatattGGTAATCTAAAAAAGCAAATTGATTTCTCAGGTTTTGGTCTTCTGTCTAGGAATGGGTCTTCTCAGCATCATTCGGAAAAtcaagaagaaggagaaggaaATGCGAATTCTTATGGTGTAAGATTCTCTCCCTGTTCTCTCCATCATTCTAGATTTTACtagattaattaattagttgcaATTGTTATGCAGTGGGTTGGACAATTCAGGGAAAACTACAATCGTTTTGAAGATTAACGGGGAGGACACTAGCGTCATCAGTCCTACCCTTGGATTCAACATCAAAACCCTCACCTACCAGAAGTAAAACTTCGCTTCATTTTTCACCTCACAAATCActctaattttatttgtatatctCTATACCGATGTCCATTTTTATGTTTCTCGTTTGCTAATTATGTTAAGTCATCATTTTTAGGAATTAGGAGATGTGAATAAGAACGTGCTTTTGGTCTTTATTTCAATTGAAcatgatttatgaattttgcTGTGACAATAGTAATATACTTTTGCTTTATGAGGATAAACATGTGATACTGCTTCTTAATTTGGTACGGTTGTGGcatattctaaattttttattttctttaaatccTAGGGATTGTATGTTAAGGTAGATATTTGGGGGTATGTTTTGGGTAGATATTAGCCGACCcaacttagtgggataaggcttggttgttgttgttgttgttttggggAGTTTCTGTTTTCGGATCCTTTTCTTTTGGTGCCATGCTGTTTTGGTGCTGGGTGGCTGCGGTCTTCCAGTTCGAGGCTGTGGCTTCTCGGCAGTGGGGTCTGTCTGCGGTGCTGTCTGTTCTCTGTTGATCAGTGCCTTGTGCATCTGTTTCAgcttttctgatttttttgggCGGTTTGGCTTAGGTGTTGGCCTTGCCGTGCAGCCAGGGCCGTTCCCGACAATTTAGAGGCCCAATTGTAATCTTGACAATTTTCgttaaaaagaattaaaaaaaaaaaaaatctaacattggTTTAAACATGACTTTTACCTACAGACAAATAGACACTTACCTacaaaaaatgacatttagtgacagattttgtcataagtaaaagtgttattttttttttatcctacaCCCCAACAATTATACCCTCATATCCCTATGAATATTTGAGGCCCCCATAAATTGGAGGCCTAGCTCCATAGAGCTCCTTGCTCTTGCCCAGGGACGGGCTTGCGTACAGCATCGGCCTTTTCTCctgtgttgttgtttttgtgccCAGCGGCCCTTTCACTTCTTGTGAGGGGTTGGCTTTATAATAAAGTTTTgcggtttgaaaaaaaaataaaaccccgAGTTGAGTAAAATCCCTGCTAAATATGATGAAAATGTGAAATCAACGTGATATTGTGTGATTCCATACGATTCTAATGATCCTGGCTTTGAGTCGTTTATGTTTAAGCTTTGTGACTAGGCTGTTTTATGTTTAAAATACGAGACTTTGAGTCGCGTATGTTTATGATTTGAAACTTCGAgtcttttatgtttaattggttgttttatgtttgtttaagattttaaaCTTTGAGTAGTTTATGcactatattatatatatctatatatatatatgagtcaggatccgttgacaccaaatcttaaccgtctattttatttgatcaaaagcTCAAAATAGTCTTCATATTAACCCACGTTAATATTTATGCACACTGATGCATCATAAGGCTCACCTAATTTGCAATCACTGGAATCTATACACTGTTGCAATTTGCATCGTGATACACTAATACTGCTTATTCTTCTACGAAAAATTTGTTATTCATTGTCCACATCTCTATTCTCTATTGTTAATTAATTCCTCCTATCAACATGTGCCATATCTTTGAAAAAGATCGTAATTGGAGAGGAAGACAATGAATTGGGGTATTCTGGATGGGTTTGTGTGAAAATGCTATTGTTTTAAATGATTTGGATGTATTAGTTTGTAAATCACTAAAAATAATTGcacatcttttttttctttttgaaggagAAATAATTGCCCATCTGAATAGCTGCCAATTTTCAGTGTATCGGTAAATCAAGAGATGATGGGTATGAACGGTGGTATAATTGATTtgtaattgaaatatgaaattaggttaacaatatttatattttaatttttgattcaATTAATCTACACCATAATAGAATAGTGGGATTTTGATTTGCATAAGCAGCACATTAGATTGGTGAAATCTTTGAGAATGTGCAAGCACATGAAGAAGATGGAAAACCATAGAATAAAAGATCATGTAGGTGATGGTTCACATGCATTGTTAAGTGAATTAACAAGAGCCTTtggattaaattaaatcaatggATGTGATTTGGTGTTAACAaattcgttgacacctggtgtcaacggatcctgactctctctctctctctctctctctctctctatatatatatatatatatatatatatatatatatatattatttttgttttggtatgatccTTCAATCTGGGTTGCGATCTAATGTTTTACGATCTTGCTATCCCCATTCGATCTGATGCAAGATCTTGATTCTGACAACCTTGCATACGGTGGCTAGATTCTAGAATGTTGAGGCTTTTATCTAAATTGACAATGGCAGGTACACTCTAAATATATGGGATGTTGGAGGCCAAAAAACCATTCGATCTTACTGGAGAAACTACTTTGAGCAAACAGATGGTTTGGTTTGGGTAGTTGACAGTTCGGATCTGAGAAGATTGGATGATTGCAAAATGGAGCTAGATAACCTTCTAAAGGAAGAGGTTTGTTCAATAAAAATGGTTATTACTTGTCAACATAATAGATTGGTTACATCTAATACTTAACTGAGGATATTCAGTAATTTTCTTAAGGCATATAATTTCATATCCCTTTTATTTGATCCATTGATTAACAAAGACTTGTGTATCCTCTTTGCTAATGTATCCAAGCATAGTAGTTGCCTAAAATGAATGCTTTAGGAATATTTACCAATGCCTTCGGTGGATACAGCAAATCCTGTTTATTCCATTAGCAGCTACTTTCCTTTCCTTATGATAACTTGTGCATTTACCTTGTTGGGGAAATAGTTTTTAACGAGAGTACCAAAGCAATCTTAAGTTATGTTGATTCTTTAGCACTTGAAGAAAATGCTCGTTCACCAAAACCAGCTATAAAGACTTCTCATTGTTAATAATTTGGGATGCTCAAATGATTACTCTGTTCTTCTTTGGGTGCTTGTGAgctaataatattttgaaatgttagttgttttatttttcatatgacAGAGACTATCTGGAGCATCCTTACTAATTCTAGCAAATAAACAAGATATTAAAGGCGCCCTTGCACCAGAAGAAATAGCTAAGGTAAGTTTAATGTTATCTGGGAACTTCTTCCCTGATCTTGGTAACTTTGCAGGAATTAtgactaaaaaaaacataatatgctGAGAATTGACCGTTAGATATTGTGAACCACTTGATGCTCTTTAACTAGACGGGCTTTTTTATATTAGTCCTCATAAGTCATAATTATCTTCCTGCAAGGCTGCACTTATCTTAGTAATTACTCGTCGGCCTATAGGAAATGTTGCTTTCTATTAAACAAACCTATTTGTGGCGGTAAACAATCATCAAGATACAGCTGTTTTTATTCTGATGCATATGCTTGTGAGTTTGGCTTTGCCCAGCTTAGGCAGCTAGTTGTTAACATCGTTCTTTGGGGTATGTATGACTACATATAAAATGATGCAGGTTAGGCTCCTTTAGATACGActctttgttattttataacactTCATCATGTACATAAAAAAATACGTAGGTGCTTacataaaactaaactaaataatcaatCCTTGCTAGATGAGATTGTCTACAAAGATCAAAATGATGTAATAACACATAGGTGATAACAGTTAACAAAATAAAGTCACATcagtaaaatagttcaacagAACTAAGTTGATTTCAGAAGTTCcaactttcattttatttatttgaagtaCTCAAACACTGCAAGTATTGCAAAAGTTGAATTTTAGCTGTTTTCGTGAAACAAGGGCTACTAAGCGTAAAAATTAACTAAGGTTCGATAATAAGAATTGTAAATTATACCTGAACCACAATGGGTCAAACTAGTTATCCCTTGGGCCTAgttcaatatatattttctttaagtTTATTTACTGATATGCTCTAACTGCGCAGGTGTTGAACTTGGAAGCGATGGATAAATCTCGACACTGGATGATAGTTGGCTGTAGTGCATACACTGGTGAGGGCTTGCTTGAGGGATTTGATTGGTTGGTCCAGGACATAG from Medicago truncatula cultivar Jemalong A17 chromosome 8, MtrunA17r5.0-ANR, whole genome shotgun sequence includes the following:
- the LOC11415824 gene encoding ADP-ribosylation factor-like protein 2, whose amino-acid sequence is MGLLSIIRKIKKKEKEMRILMVGLDNSGKTTIVLKINGEDTSVISPTLGFNIKTLTYQKYTLNIWDVGGQKTIRSYWRNYFEQTDGLVWVVDSSDLRRLDDCKMELDNLLKEERLSGASLLILANKQDIKGALAPEEIAKVLNLEAMDKSRHWMIVGCSAYTGEGLLEGFDWLVQDIASRIYLLD